The genomic interval CCGCTGATGAGACACATCGGCACGCCGATACCCGGCGTGGTGAACGACCCGGTGTAGTAGAGCCCGTCGACCGCCGAGGAGCGATGGCCCGGCCGCAGCGGGCCTGTCTGGCGCAGCGTGTGAGCCAGCCCCAGCGCGGTCCCCTGCGGGTCGTCGTACCGCCGGGCGAACTCCGAGACGCAGGCCTCGTGCTCGACGACGATCCGGTCCCGGAGGTCGACGCCAGCGTGCCGTGCGAGATCAGAGAGGACCTGCTCGCGGAACTGCTCGCGGGCGGGCCGGTCGTCGTCCAACCCCGGCGCGATGGGGACCAGGACGACGACGGCGTGGTGGCCCTCGGGCGCGACCCCGTCGTCGGTAATCGAGGGGACGTTGACGTAGTAGGCCGGATCGGCCGGCCACCGTGGCTCCGCGAAGATGCTCCGGAAGTGTGGCTCCCAGTCCTCGGGCAACACCAGCGTGTGGTGTTCCAGCGGGGCCACGTCACCTTCGACGCCCAGATACAGCATGTACGCCGAGGGCGCGTAGGTGCGACTCTCCCAGTAGCCCTGGCGGGTCTCACGGGTCCCGTCGGGCAGCAGGTCCCGGTCGACGTGGGCGAGGTTCGCGTTCGCCACCGCGAGGTCCGTCGTCGCCTGCCGGTCCCCGGTCGTCACGGCGACCCCGTCGCCCGCGTCGGCCAGCCCGGTCACCTCCTCGCCGGTCCGGATCGCCACGCCCAGCTCCTCGGCCAGTTCGACCATCCCTTCGACGACGCTGTAGATGCCACCCTCGGGGTAGTAGACGCCCAGTTCGAAGTCGACGTGACTCATGAGGTTGTACAGCGCCGGCGTGTTGTACGGCGACCCGCCCAGGAACACGAGCGTGTACTGCAGCAACTGGCGCAGTTTCGGGTGCTCGAAGTAGTCGGCCACGTGGTCCTGCATCGACCCGAGGAAGGTGAGCCCGCGGGCCGACCGGACGACTTCGGGGTCTACGAAGTCCCGGAGTCGCTGGCGGTCCTCGTAGACGAACCGCTCCATGCCGACCTCGTAGGTGTGTTCGGCCTCGTCGAGATACGCGTCAAGCGCCTCGTCGGCACCGGCCTCGTAGGAGCGAAACACCTGCCGGTTGTGGGCCATGTCCGGGCGCATGTCGACGCTGTCGGCGATCTCGCCGTCGGCGCCGCCCTTCCAGGCCACCCGGTAGTGCGGGTCCAGGCGGACGAGGTCGTAGTAGTCGCTTGGCTCCCGGTCGAAGTGGCCGAAGAAGCGCTCGAACACGTCGGGCATCAGGTACCACGACGGCCCGGTGTCGAAGGTGAACCCGTCGTCCTCGATGCGGTTCGCGTGGCCGCCGGGTCGGTCGTGCTGTTCGAGCAGCGTTACGTCCGCGCCGGCGTCGGCCAGGTAACAGGCCGCCGCCAGGCCGCCAAAGCCCGCACCGACGACCGTCGCCGACCGGCCAGCGAGCGGGTCTGCTGCCGCTGTCGCGTTGGGTCCCATCACCGTCGGCTAGGGACACGACCGGAGTATGTCACGACCCGTCGTTCTGTGGGTCGGGACATCCCCAGTTCTCGCTGTTGCTCGCGTACACCCGCCAGTCGACACCGACGACGCGCCTGCCGCGACCGCGCCGCCTAAACCGCTCGGGGGGCGAATGCCGACAGTGACCGCACGCACCGAGCGGTTGTTCTCGGGCTACGGCGGGCGGATGCTCGCGACGCTGAGCGTCGCCTGGGCCACCCTGCAGTTGGGGCGGTTCCTCCTGCCGCCGCTGTTGCCGTCCATCATCGCCGACCTGTGCACGACGACGGTCGTCGCCGGTGTCGCGCTGGGCACGCTCCAGGCCGTCTACGCCGTGACCCAGTTTCCCAGCGGCCGGCTCTCGGATCGGTTCACCCGACCGTCGCTCGTGGTCCCCGGACTGGTCGTGCTCACCGCCGGCTTCCTGGTCGTGTCGGGGACGACGACGGTGTGGCTGCTCGGCGCCGCCGCGGTGTTGCTCGGCCTCGGGAAGGGGCTGTTCGCCGTCCCCTCCCGTGCCCAACTGTCGGATCTGTTCGTCCAGCGCCGCGGCCAGGCGCTGGGGCTGTACGCCGCGGGCACCGATATCGGGGGGATACTGGCCTCGGTCGGCGGCGTCATCGTCACCGGCGGCGGCGCGACCATGGCGCTGATCGGCCTCGAACCGGTACTCGGGATCGACTGGCGGACGCCGTTCGTCCCCGTCGCGGGGGTCCTCGCGCTGGTCTCGCTGGCCTACGTCGCCTGGAACCGCGATCCCTACCGGCTCGGTCGCACCGACGTGGAACTCGTCGCGACGGTCCGGCGGCTGGCGACGACCCGCCGCCAGCGGGAGGCGCTGGTCGCGTTCGCACTGTTCTTCTTCGTCGTCGGCGCGTGGGTGAACTTTCTCCCGGCGTATCTCACCGACGGGAAAGGCTTTGCCGAACCCGTCGCCGCCGGCCTGTACGCCGTGGTGTTCGTCGTCGGCGTGGTGGTCAAGCCCACGGCGGGCACGCTGTCGGATCGGGTCCCTCGCCGGGCGGTCGGTGCCGGTGGTCTCCTCCTGGGTGTCGCCGCGCTGGCGGCCGTCGTCGCGGCCGAGTCGATAGTCGCCGTCGGCCTCGCAATCGCCGTCTACGCCGTCGGCTACAAGGCCGTGTTCCCGGTGGCCGACGCGACGCTGCTGGACGCCGCGCCCGACGACAACCTCGGCGCCGACCTGGGGGCCGCGCGGGCGCTGTTCCTGGGTGTCGGCGCGCTCGGCCCGGTGTACATGGGCTGGCTCGCCGCCGTCGCGAGCTACCGGCTGGCGTTCGTCGGGCTCGGGGGGTGTCTGATCGTGGCTGCGGGGCTCCTGCTTCGGGGGGTCGTCGGCTCGACCGATCACCTCTTGTAACACAGCCGACTCCCCTCGATCAGAGGGACAGTCATGGAGATCCGACCGTTCACCGAGAGTGATGCCGACGCCGTCTTCGAGATACACCGCCGTGCCTTCGACGGGCGCCTCGACGAGGCACGCATCGTACAGCGGCTCCACGACGCCGACACGGCTGTGGTCTCGCTCGTAGCAGTCGCAGACGGCCACGTCGTGGGCCACGTCCTGTTCTCTCCGGTGGCGGTCGACGATCACGGAGCGAGCGTCGAACTGGTCGGGCTCGCACCAGTCGGCGTGCTCCCGGAACACCAGAACGAGGGCGTCGGCTCGTCGCTGATCCGACGGGGGATCGCGACCTGTCGCGAGGCCGGTGTCGACGCCGTGGTCGTACTGGGCGACCCCGAGTACTATTCGCGCTTTGGCTTCGAACCGGCGAGCGAGTACGGGCTCGAAAACGAGTACGGTGTGGACGAGGAGTTCATGGTCGATCCGTTGCACGACGGCGCGTTAGACGCCGTGTCCGGAACCGTCAGGTACCGACCGGAATTTCGACAGGGAGAGACGTAGGCTCTCTCAGTGCTCGACGGGCCGCCTGATCGGTCGTGGCGTCTGCGATGCTGGAAGCCGATGCCGCTCGCACGGCGGCGAACTCAGTTCGTCTTCGCCTCTCGGACGCCAAACCGATGCCGGCCGTACGGAGACGGCCTTAGTCCGTTTTGGCGTCTGCGATGCTGGAAGCCGACGCCGCTCGCACGGCGGCGAGCTCAGTTCGTCTTCGCATCGGTCTCCTCCCCCGGTTCGACCGCGTCCACGCCTTCGGCGGCCTCGACGGCCTCGGTCACCTTCTCGGTGTCGACGTGCCACCGCTCGACCGACTGGTCGTAGTCGGCCAGCCGGTTCGAGACCCGCAGCTTCAGGTCGTCGTCGTTGACGTTGACCTCGAAGACGTACTCGGGGTTGTCCTCGCCGTTGATCCGCCGGAGGTTCGCGCTGACGAGTTCGTTGTCGAAGTAGTAGGGCGCGATCTGTGTCATCACGTTCCGGTAGACGGCGTCCTCGACCTTCCGCAGGGCCTTCCGGCCGGCCGAGTCGGCCGCGCGGGCGACGTAGTCGACGGACTCGCCCCACTTGTCGATGGCCTCGTCCGGTTCGTCCAGATTTTCGTAGGACTCGCTCAGTTTCTCGCCGGCGGTCTGGAGGTCCTCGTCGGGGTCCTTGCCGGCCTGTTCGCCCCGCCCTTCGTCGAC from Haloarcula pelagica carries:
- a CDS encoding GNAT family N-acetyltransferase, translated to MEIRPFTESDADAVFEIHRRAFDGRLDEARIVQRLHDADTAVVSLVAVADGHVVGHVLFSPVAVDDHGASVELVGLAPVGVLPEHQNEGVGSSLIRRGIATCREAGVDAVVVLGDPEYYSRFGFEPASEYGLENEYGVDEEFMVDPLHDGALDAVSGTVRYRPEFRQGET
- a CDS encoding DUF5828 family protein; its protein translation is MADMEESVSGFKMRGGWVAVVEHGERITRALKDLAGDEDVAEPVDEDALDEFDDWRPKSHERLDEDVNEKTAEQASVDEGRGEQAGKDPDEDLQTAGEKLSESYENLDEPDEAIDKWGESVDYVARAADSAGRKALRKVEDAVYRNVMTQIAPYYFDNELVSANLRRINGEDNPEYVFEVNVNDDDLKLRVSNRLADYDQSVERWHVDTEKVTEAVEAAEGVDAVEPGEETDAKTN
- a CDS encoding phytoene desaturase family protein, with protein sequence MGPNATAAADPLAGRSATVVGAGFGGLAAACYLADAGADVTLLEQHDRPGGHANRIEDDGFTFDTGPSWYLMPDVFERFFGHFDREPSDYYDLVRLDPHYRVAWKGGADGEIADSVDMRPDMAHNRQVFRSYEAGADEALDAYLDEAEHTYEVGMERFVYEDRQRLRDFVDPEVVRSARGLTFLGSMQDHVADYFEHPKLRQLLQYTLVFLGGSPYNTPALYNLMSHVDFELGVYYPEGGIYSVVEGMVELAEELGVAIRTGEEVTGLADAGDGVAVTTGDRQATTDLAVANANLAHVDRDLLPDGTRETRQGYWESRTYAPSAYMLYLGVEGDVAPLEHHTLVLPEDWEPHFRSIFAEPRWPADPAYYVNVPSITDDGVAPEGHHAVVVLVPIAPGLDDDRPAREQFREQVLSDLARHAGVDLRDRIVVEHEACVSEFARRYDDPQGTALGLAHTLRQTGPLRPGHRSSAVDGLYYTGSFTTPGIGVPMCLISGQHAADAVVEDH
- a CDS encoding MFS transporter → MPTVTARTERLFSGYGGRMLATLSVAWATLQLGRFLLPPLLPSIIADLCTTTVVAGVALGTLQAVYAVTQFPSGRLSDRFTRPSLVVPGLVVLTAGFLVVSGTTTVWLLGAAAVLLGLGKGLFAVPSRAQLSDLFVQRRGQALGLYAAGTDIGGILASVGGVIVTGGGATMALIGLEPVLGIDWRTPFVPVAGVLALVSLAYVAWNRDPYRLGRTDVELVATVRRLATTRRQREALVAFALFFFVVGAWVNFLPAYLTDGKGFAEPVAAGLYAVVFVVGVVVKPTAGTLSDRVPRRAVGAGGLLLGVAALAAVVAAESIVAVGLAIAVYAVGYKAVFPVADATLLDAAPDDNLGADLGAARALFLGVGALGPVYMGWLAAVASYRLAFVGLGGCLIVAAGLLLRGVVGSTDHLL